A window of Alkalicoccobacillus plakortidis contains these coding sequences:
- a CDS encoding ABC transporter ATP-binding protein produces the protein MKEAKQIPNQPPKWREFWQLLMKYRPSLWLMSGALVLGLGETILSLLVPLLTMQLVDVLSVTTISTGLVVGLVGVFLAQAVMSGFSIYMMTRVGQHMIAKLREDLWKHVVKLPIPFFDKRNSGETMSRITNDTNVIKEFVVMQIIPFFSGLISIIGSVILLVIIDWKITLMMLVIIPVAFAILMPLGRKMYKVSKATQDETAQFQGDLGRVLSDIRLVKSSLAEPKEEEQGMTRITKLFRFGLREAKINAFVTPLMMTVNLVMLVFLIGYGGFRVSEGTLSAGSLVAIILYMFQIIVPFSQMATFFTQSQKAMGATERIREIMDEKVEEDLEHSTLANNERQEGLVFNRITFGYSEDKQILNDLSFTVDKGKVTAFVGPSGAGKTTIFSLIERFYQPTGGSILFEGNKLTDFQLREWRNKIAYVSQESPMMVGTIRDNLTYGLEGVTDSQIDLAVDQANLREFINGLPDRYDTQVGERGVKVSGGQRQRLAIARAIIRDPELLLLDEATAHLDSTSESLVQEALQGLMNGRTTLVIAHRLSTVRHADRLIVLEQGQATGIGTHEELIQTHAVYREMVEQQFEPVSS, from the coding sequence ATGAAGGAAGCAAAACAGATACCAAATCAACCACCTAAGTGGAGAGAATTCTGGCAGTTATTAATGAAATATAGACCATCCTTATGGTTAATGAGTGGAGCACTTGTACTAGGACTTGGAGAAACGATTCTTTCCCTACTGGTTCCACTTTTGACGATGCAGTTAGTTGATGTTTTATCTGTTACTACGATATCAACGGGCTTAGTTGTTGGCCTGGTTGGTGTATTTTTGGCTCAAGCCGTTATGTCTGGTTTCTCGATCTACATGATGACACGTGTTGGTCAGCATATGATTGCTAAGTTGAGAGAGGATCTTTGGAAGCATGTAGTGAAGCTGCCGATCCCATTTTTTGATAAACGGAACTCTGGAGAAACAATGAGCCGGATCACCAATGACACAAATGTCATCAAAGAATTTGTGGTGATGCAGATTATTCCTTTTTTCTCAGGACTCATTTCAATCATTGGTTCAGTTATTCTTTTGGTTATTATTGATTGGAAAATTACATTAATGATGCTTGTTATTATTCCAGTGGCCTTTGCCATTTTAATGCCGCTTGGTCGAAAAATGTATAAGGTATCCAAAGCCACTCAAGATGAGACGGCGCAATTTCAAGGCGATCTAGGCCGTGTCTTATCAGATATCCGACTAGTAAAGTCTTCTCTTGCTGAACCTAAAGAAGAAGAGCAAGGAATGACTAGAATTACAAAGTTATTTCGATTTGGTTTGAGAGAAGCAAAAATCAATGCGTTTGTCACGCCATTAATGATGACGGTGAACTTAGTCATGCTTGTTTTCTTAATTGGGTACGGTGGATTTCGTGTGTCAGAGGGCACACTAAGCGCAGGGTCGCTAGTAGCGATTATCTTATATATGTTCCAAATTATCGTGCCATTTAGCCAAATGGCCACATTTTTCACCCAATCACAAAAGGCAATGGGAGCAACAGAACGTATTCGCGAGATTATGGATGAAAAGGTTGAAGAAGACCTTGAGCATTCAACACTTGCAAACAACGAGAGACAGGAAGGGCTTGTTTTTAATCGCATTACATTTGGTTATTCCGAGGACAAACAAATTTTAAATGATCTGTCCTTCACAGTAGATAAAGGAAAGGTAACGGCATTTGTTGGTCCAAGTGGGGCAGGAAAAACGACGATCTTTTCGCTTATCGAACGTTTCTACCAGCCAACCGGTGGAAGCATTTTATTTGAGGGAAATAAGCTAACTGACTTTCAATTAAGAGAATGGCGCAATAAGATTGCCTATGTTTCGCAGGAAAGTCCAATGATGGTTGGTACCATCCGAGATAATTTAACGTATGGTCTTGAGGGAGTAACTGATTCACAGATAGATCTGGCAGTAGATCAAGCTAACCTACGCGAATTTATAAATGGCTTACCTGATCGATATGATACGCAGGTTGGTGAGCGGGGTGTGAAGGTGTCTGGTGGTCAACGTCAACGATTAGCGATTGCGAGAGCGATTATTCGAGATCCAGAACTTTTGCTTTTGGATGAGGCGACTGCCCATCTTGATAGCACATCTGAAAGCTTAGTGCAGGAAGCGTTGCAGGGATTAATGAATGGAAGAACAACATTGGTTATTGCGCATAGATTATCGACGGTTCGTCATGCCGATCGACTAATCGTATTAGAACAAGGCCAGGCAACTGGTATTGGAACACATGAAGAATTAATCCAAACTCATGCTGTTTATCGCGAAATGGTTGAACAGCAGTTTGAACCAGTCTCTTCATAG
- a CDS encoding YeeE/YedE family protein, with the protein MAQTTTSAIPQNWDQRSTTVKGPIKPIQKPYVMIGLLGIIALFTATVIVADWVQGFLFIIGIALGMALLYARFGFTSAFRRLVSVGNVQGLQAHMLMLAAATTLFALIFATGFSFTGTDPTGYVSPVGVSVLVGAFMFGIGMQLGSGCASGTLYSVGGGSSSMILTLFFFIVGSVAGAYHIAFWQGTPQMEPFSLAESTGFGYFGGWALQMALFAAIYFGTVLFAKWKNPPMMKPLSTTSGFKKIVRGSWPLFSAAIILAVLNALVLAVRGTPWGITSAFALWGGKFLDFIGIDVASWEYFTGANAEALSSSVLADSTSVLNFGIILGAFVSASLQGTFNPKRVKPGVAGASIIGGLLMGYGARLAYGCNIGAYFGGIASFSLHGWVWAVMAILGTGLALFIRPLFGLANPKPKDSLC; encoded by the coding sequence ATGGCTCAGACGACTACTTCAGCTATCCCACAAAACTGGGATCAGCGTTCTACAACTGTTAAGGGCCCGATTAAACCAATTCAAAAACCATATGTAATGATTGGTCTTTTAGGTATCATTGCGTTGTTTACCGCAACTGTTATTGTGGCTGATTGGGTACAGGGGTTTCTCTTTATCATTGGAATTGCCTTAGGAATGGCTTTATTATATGCGCGTTTTGGTTTTACTTCTGCATTTCGTAGACTTGTTTCAGTAGGGAATGTGCAGGGATTACAAGCACATATGCTTATGCTTGCTGCAGCGACAACTTTATTTGCTCTTATTTTTGCTACTGGTTTTAGTTTTACCGGGACAGATCCAACCGGATATGTATCACCCGTTGGTGTGAGTGTGTTAGTTGGGGCATTTATGTTTGGTATTGGTATGCAGCTAGGTAGTGGATGTGCTTCTGGAACTCTATATTCTGTTGGCGGGGGTTCATCCTCTATGATTCTGACACTATTCTTCTTTATTGTCGGTTCAGTGGCTGGTGCTTATCATATTGCTTTTTGGCAAGGAACTCCGCAAATGGAGCCATTCTCGCTTGCTGAATCTACTGGATTTGGATATTTCGGTGGATGGGCGCTTCAAATGGCACTCTTTGCAGCGATCTATTTTGGAACTGTTTTATTTGCTAAGTGGAAAAACCCTCCGATGATGAAACCATTATCTACAACAAGTGGGTTTAAGAAAATAGTACGCGGTTCGTGGCCATTGTTCTCAGCTGCCATTATTCTTGCTGTGTTAAATGCTTTAGTTCTTGCGGTGCGTGGAACTCCTTGGGGCATTACATCAGCATTCGCTTTATGGGGCGGAAAGTTCCTTGATTTTATTGGTATTGATGTTGCTTCATGGGAATATTTCACTGGCGCAAATGCCGAGGCATTATCAAGCTCGGTGTTAGCTGATTCAACAAGTGTACTTAACTTTGGGATTATCCTAGGTGCTTTTGTCTCCGCTTCGCTGCAAGGTACCTTTAATCCTAAACGAGTGAAACCAGGTGTTGCTGGCGCTTCTATTATCGGTGGTTTATTAATGGGGTACGGAGCCCGTTTAGCATACGGATGTAATATTGGTGCGTATTTCGGAGGGATTGCCTCATTTAGTCTACACGGTTGGGTGTGGGCTGTGATGGCGATACTCGGAACAGGTCTTGCCTTATTCATCCGACCATTATTTGGCTTGGCTAATCCAAAACCAAAAGATTCTTTATGCTAA
- a CDS encoding Gfo/Idh/MocA family protein — protein MPIRLGTIGTNFITERFLDAISKIADYELSAIYSRTNDRAEQFAQAHGAKHTYTSLDDLATSDYVDAVYIASPTSFHAEQTELMLKHGKHVIVEKPAASSYKEWESMSELAHANQVVLMEAMKTTQLPNFSILKQSLNKLGPIRSGFANYCQYSSRYDAFKNGQVLNAFKPEYSNGSLMDIGVYGIYPVIALFGRPDEVKAQGHMLESGVDGAGSLLLKYKESQIIINHSKITNSKLPSEIQGEHGNVVIENWNDFHTLTLYDRNQATQTTISTDKHNNPMYYEAVEFASLIKEQKLESVDNSHKNTAITLQVLDEARRQIGLVFPND, from the coding sequence ATGCCAATACGTTTAGGAACCATTGGGACAAATTTTATTACAGAACGATTTTTAGATGCCATTTCCAAAATAGCTGATTATGAACTTTCAGCTATTTATTCAAGAACGAATGACCGAGCAGAACAATTTGCACAAGCTCATGGGGCGAAGCACACATACACATCATTAGATGACCTTGCTACTAGCGATTATGTCGATGCGGTTTACATCGCTAGCCCAACTTCATTTCATGCAGAACAAACCGAATTGATGCTTAAGCACGGGAAACACGTAATTGTTGAAAAACCCGCTGCATCAAGCTACAAAGAATGGGAAAGCATGTCTGAACTCGCCCACGCGAACCAAGTCGTGCTCATGGAAGCCATGAAAACAACACAACTTCCAAACTTCTCAATTCTTAAACAGTCTCTAAACAAACTTGGCCCGATTCGCTCAGGCTTCGCAAATTACTGTCAATACTCTTCACGTTATGATGCATTTAAGAATGGACAAGTATTAAATGCCTTTAAGCCAGAGTACTCAAACGGTTCTTTAATGGATATAGGTGTGTATGGAATTTACCCAGTTATCGCCCTCTTTGGACGTCCTGATGAAGTAAAAGCTCAGGGTCACATGCTTGAATCAGGCGTAGACGGTGCAGGGAGCCTCTTGCTTAAATATAAGGAATCTCAAATAATCATTAACCATTCAAAAATCACTAATTCCAAGCTTCCATCTGAAATCCAAGGTGAACATGGCAATGTCGTCATCGAAAACTGGAATGACTTTCACACCTTGACTTTATATGATAGGAACCAAGCCACTCAAACCACCATCTCTACGGACAAGCATAATAACCCAATGTATTATGAGGCTGTTGAGTTCGCTTCATTAATAAAAGAACAGAAATTAGAATCCGTGGATAACAGCCACAAAAACACAGCGATCACATTACAAGTTTTAGACGAAGCTCGCCGACAAATTGGTCTCGTCTTTCCTAACGATTAA
- a CDS encoding GNAT family N-acetyltransferase — protein MYRIQPVANGQDMASFIFECNQQLNKHIGYAGTDFEEIKQTILEDFSDLPINQSAVCAYENQKMIALLAFDVDKEERSVEVWGPFLTDTAMDDVPIKLWTALKELISFNIRTYSFFANVHNHQAVHFAKKLGAKETGNHHVLRIDRSTYQPIPLHNAIKPCGQEDVEAFSLLHTTHFPNTYMSSEQILNSIDRHHKLFVFKEETVKGYIYVEADPAQGESDIHFFAVDQSARGVGIGFHLLHSAITFLFSFSSIKSISLCVSASSMPAIRLYKRAQFKEIYELTSQVLYSKENNE, from the coding sequence ATGTATAGGATTCAACCTGTAGCAAACGGTCAAGACATGGCCTCGTTTATTTTTGAATGTAATCAACAGCTTAACAAACATATTGGATATGCTGGTACTGACTTTGAAGAGATCAAACAGACGATCTTAGAGGATTTTTCTGACCTGCCTATTAATCAATCTGCAGTCTGTGCTTATGAAAATCAAAAAATGATTGCACTACTCGCCTTTGATGTAGATAAAGAAGAACGTTCCGTGGAAGTTTGGGGTCCATTTCTTACAGACACGGCGATGGATGATGTACCAATTAAACTTTGGACTGCTCTAAAAGAGCTTATCTCGTTTAATATAAGAACCTATTCGTTTTTCGCAAATGTACATAATCATCAGGCGGTTCATTTTGCTAAAAAGCTTGGAGCAAAAGAAACGGGTAATCATCATGTTCTGAGAATAGATCGATCAACCTATCAACCGATACCTCTTCATAATGCCATTAAGCCTTGTGGGCAAGAGGATGTTGAAGCCTTTTCTCTGTTACATACCACTCACTTTCCTAATACATATATGTCTTCTGAGCAAATTCTTAACTCTATCGATCGGCATCACAAACTATTTGTTTTTAAAGAGGAGACTGTAAAAGGATATATATATGTCGAGGCTGATCCTGCCCAAGGTGAGAGCGATATTCATTTTTTTGCTGTCGATCAGTCAGCTAGAGGCGTTGGTATTGGGTTTCATTTGCTTCACTCAGCGATTACCTTTCTGTTTTCATTTTCCTCTATCAAGTCAATTTCACTTTGTGTTTCCGCTTCATCAATGCCTGCTATTCGGCTGTATAAAAGAGCACAATTCAAAGAAATATACGAGTTAACCTCTCAAGTTCTATACAGTAAGGAGAATAACGAATGA
- a CDS encoding ArsR/SmtB family transcription factor: protein MKILDYSNPNRESYQVSFQHSLLWECALGIAAITHEKLKDTLSEEEFFAPVRDGVISSDLKTELETVHTHNTWKALLQLLHHFEDHSLDGFQTFIHSLDPVEMRHHCLPYLNQILEPILAQAAKGDSDAINEYADAGQHIVFLPDYIRFICTTDIPSFKTHLIAVMTGWFEQVMSEKQEELDHMLIRDISMKQDKQKTYSHAESFVEFVTDGIDYQPEPSVTDVILIPHYSYRPWTIVADLKGTKVFYYPIANASIHPGDPLIPDRMLALSYKALGDEARLKMVKLLFTGPKSLQELAATLDMPKSTLHHHLTQLRSAKLVSTNKSIYSLNESKLQQLGQGLTDYLAN, encoded by the coding sequence ATGAAGATATTAGATTATTCGAATCCAAATCGAGAGAGCTATCAGGTGTCATTTCAGCATTCCTTGCTGTGGGAATGTGCTCTAGGCATAGCTGCTATTACACACGAGAAACTTAAAGATACGCTGTCGGAAGAGGAGTTTTTTGCCCCGGTTCGAGATGGAGTTATTTCCTCCGACCTCAAAACGGAACTAGAAACCGTTCACACTCACAACACTTGGAAAGCATTGCTTCAGCTTCTTCATCATTTTGAGGATCATTCTTTAGACGGTTTTCAAACGTTCATTCACTCATTAGATCCAGTGGAAATGAGACATCACTGCCTGCCATATTTAAATCAAATACTAGAACCCATTTTGGCTCAAGCTGCAAAAGGAGACTCCGACGCCATCAATGAATATGCAGATGCCGGTCAACATATTGTCTTTTTGCCTGACTACATCCGCTTTATTTGTACAACTGACATTCCTTCTTTTAAAACCCATTTAATCGCTGTTATGACAGGCTGGTTTGAACAAGTTATGTCAGAAAAACAAGAAGAACTCGACCACATGTTAATTCGAGACATCTCGATGAAACAAGACAAGCAAAAAACATATAGCCATGCAGAATCCTTCGTGGAGTTTGTCACAGACGGCATTGATTATCAACCTGAACCATCTGTAACAGATGTCATTCTCATCCCTCATTATTCATATCGACCATGGACCATTGTTGCGGACTTAAAAGGAACAAAAGTTTTCTATTATCCCATTGCCAATGCTAGTATCCATCCAGGTGATCCTCTTATTCCAGATCGAATGCTTGCTCTTTCCTACAAAGCACTTGGAGATGAAGCAAGACTAAAAATGGTCAAACTTCTTTTTACCGGACCAAAAAGCTTACAGGAACTAGCTGCCACACTAGATATGCCAAAATCAACTCTGCATCACCATCTCACACAGCTACGATCAGCCAAACTCGTCTCGACAAATAAGTCAATCTATAGCTTAAATGAGTCAAAGCTTCAGCAATTAGGACAAGGACTTACTGACTATCTAGCAAATTAA
- a CDS encoding DNA glycosylase AlkZ-like family protein: MDKATTKESSHVLSLLHRTGDIQVVKREGATRYFDLTEKVIPQELLLRASDISPTEASHLLLQKYYRSYRLFSANDARYGWQKFKAADRRSIHQNMINNGHIVPVEIEGVDRTYAVLAEDVELLKNDLSSSPTNYVQFLPPLDNLLWSRDRLVDIFSFYYRWEIYIPKEKRQFGAYGMPILDQDQLIGKMDPLFDRQNGTLIVQNLTVDPGFKQTKSRLKRIEKGLILLAKQIGADKVQWDDK, translated from the coding sequence TTGGATAAGGCAACCACAAAGGAATCCTCTCATGTTCTCTCCCTTTTACATAGAACTGGTGACATTCAAGTTGTGAAACGAGAAGGTGCAACTAGATACTTTGATTTAACTGAGAAAGTAATCCCGCAAGAGTTGCTACTTCGCGCTTCTGATATTAGCCCAACTGAAGCAAGTCATCTATTGTTACAAAAATATTATCGGAGCTATCGCCTGTTTAGTGCGAATGATGCTCGATATGGATGGCAAAAGTTTAAAGCAGCAGACAGACGTAGTATTCATCAAAACATGATTAATAATGGCCATATTGTGCCAGTTGAGATCGAAGGCGTAGACAGAACATACGCGGTACTAGCCGAGGATGTTGAATTATTAAAGAATGACTTGAGTAGCTCACCGACTAATTATGTTCAATTTCTTCCTCCACTCGATAACTTATTGTGGAGCAGAGATCGCTTAGTTGATATCTTCTCCTTTTATTATCGATGGGAAATCTACATTCCAAAAGAAAAAAGACAATTTGGAGCATATGGTATGCCAATACTCGATCAAGATCAATTAATTGGCAAAATGGACCCCTTGTTTGATCGACAAAATGGTACTCTCATCGTGCAGAATCTAACGGTAGATCCAGGGTTTAAGCAGACAAAAAGTCGATTAAAACGAATTGAAAAAGGACTCATTTTATTAGCAAAACAAATTGGTGCGGATAAGGTTCAATGGGACGATAAGTAA
- a CDS encoding YesL family protein: protein MDMRGPMGGLQKVAEWITRMAYLNLLWLGFTLAGLVLFTVFPSTFAMFAVIRKWIMGETDTPVFKTFFSYFKKDFVRGNIIGLFLLLIGFILYVDLQFLLTFGGEGIVAYFYYPVLIVTLIVALGTLFVFPVYVHYQLSIKNVFKTAFFLMAVNPLLSIVLLVALGTSGYAMISFPATIIFFGASVPAYIIMRISYAVIQMALMKQQAREEKAATQKTTSHVSGM, encoded by the coding sequence ATGGATATGCGCGGACCAATGGGTGGTTTACAGAAGGTTGCAGAGTGGATTACTCGAATGGCTTACCTCAACCTATTATGGCTTGGTTTTACTCTTGCAGGTCTTGTACTATTTACTGTTTTCCCTTCGACATTTGCCATGTTTGCTGTTATAAGAAAATGGATCATGGGTGAAACGGATACTCCAGTCTTTAAGACATTTTTCTCGTATTTCAAAAAAGATTTTGTACGCGGAAATATCATTGGTCTATTTTTATTATTGATTGGTTTTATCCTTTATGTAGATCTTCAGTTCTTACTCACTTTTGGTGGGGAAGGTATTGTTGCTTATTTTTATTATCCCGTACTGATCGTAACCTTAATTGTTGCCTTAGGAACTTTGTTTGTTTTCCCGGTTTATGTTCATTATCAATTAAGCATTAAAAACGTCTTTAAAACCGCCTTTTTCTTAATGGCCGTTAATCCTTTATTATCTATTGTTCTACTCGTTGCATTAGGAACATCTGGATATGCGATGATATCATTTCCAGCAACGATTATCTTCTTTGGAGCAAGTGTACCTGCTTATATCATTATGAGAATTTCATACGCCGTTATTCAAATGGCGCTTATGAAACAGCAGGCTCGTGAAGAAAAAGCAGCTACTCAAAAAACAACCTCTCATGTGTCAGGCATGTAA
- a CDS encoding DUF6612 family protein, whose product MLRKTITPLCLITLVTVALPSQAFADEDVSAVDILEKSNQAMLELDSYSSETVMEMTMPGVEGEDLTIKTTSKEDVTLDPFAMHQVVTTAIPGEEETTLESYWTEDGFYQESEEGEWIKLPEELSDGLDELMQMAMAGDQVEQAEAFGEDMSVEETDDAYILTYDGDGEALEEAIRMDEHVHG is encoded by the coding sequence ATGTTGAGAAAGACGATTACACCACTTTGTCTAATCACTCTTGTAACAGTTGCTTTACCGTCACAGGCTTTTGCAGATGAGGATGTAAGTGCAGTAGATATTCTTGAAAAGTCTAATCAGGCGATGCTTGAGCTAGATAGCTACTCAAGTGAAACGGTTATGGAGATGACCATGCCGGGTGTCGAAGGTGAAGATCTCACCATCAAAACAACGTCAAAAGAGGATGTGACGTTAGATCCGTTTGCGATGCATCAGGTTGTAACTACAGCTATTCCTGGTGAGGAAGAGACAACATTAGAATCCTATTGGACAGAAGATGGTTTCTATCAGGAGTCAGAAGAGGGAGAATGGATCAAGCTTCCAGAGGAGCTCTCTGATGGTTTGGATGAACTCATGCAAATGGCTATGGCAGGGGATCAAGTTGAACAGGCCGAAGCATTTGGAGAAGACATGAGTGTGGAAGAGACAGATGACGCTTACATACTAACGTACGATGGCGATGGAGAAGCTTTAGAAGAAGCGATCAGAATGGATGAGCATGTCCATGGGTGA
- a CDS encoding DNA glycosylase AlkZ-like family protein, translating to MSSPIRISTQTARRFLITALGLDSMNEKNSTEQTWRQLGAIQLDPVATVERNHHLVLMGRVPDYQKGSFSQLLEAGLAFEYWANEACILPIEDYPLFEYQRKHRQESFKSELSRYAATVTHVKHVLHEQGPLSSRDFASTSKVYGGWIWIRQPQRNPLMFSPFYIELVTFKL from the coding sequence ATGAGTTCACCCATTCGAATCAGTACGCAAACAGCTAGACGCTTCCTGATTACTGCACTTGGTTTAGATTCTATGAACGAAAAAAATTCGACGGAACAGACGTGGAGACAGCTTGGAGCGATTCAACTTGATCCTGTAGCTACTGTTGAACGGAATCACCACCTTGTTTTGATGGGTAGAGTACCAGATTATCAAAAAGGCAGCTTCAGTCAACTGCTCGAGGCTGGTCTCGCATTTGAATATTGGGCAAATGAAGCGTGTATTTTGCCAATTGAAGACTACCCTCTTTTTGAATATCAGAGAAAACATCGCCAAGAATCCTTTAAGTCTGAGTTATCACGTTATGCTGCCACTGTCACTCATGTGAAGCACGTACTACATGAACAAGGTCCACTCAGCTCAAGAGACTTTGCCTCTACAAGCAAGGTCTATGGGGGCTGGATTTGGATAAGGCAACCACAAAGGAATCCTCTCATGTTCTCTCCCTTTTACATAGAACTGGTGACATTCAAGTTGTGA
- a CDS encoding MFS transporter — protein sequence MTEVAYTLRKNHAFYWLMGGNLVSFAGAQVYLIALPLVVLALTGSTIAMGTVAALGHATVWLQPLLGPVVDRYSRKTLLLLCDFVRAFVLLVLSGLYLVDELHIIYLFIAALIIGTCTQLYNTAQFAVIPSIVKKDDLQLANTIESSMFHTLFWSGQHLADF from the coding sequence ATGACCGAGGTTGCTTATACATTACGTAAAAACCATGCATTTTACTGGCTTATGGGAGGAAACTTGGTCTCTTTTGCAGGGGCTCAAGTTTATTTAATTGCCCTTCCTCTCGTCGTTTTAGCACTAACGGGTTCTACCATCGCAATGGGTACAGTTGCAGCACTAGGTCACGCAACTGTTTGGCTACAACCACTGCTTGGGCCAGTTGTCGATCGATATTCAAGAAAAACATTGCTGCTTCTCTGTGATTTTGTACGAGCCTTTGTCTTACTAGTTTTGAGTGGGCTATATTTAGTCGACGAACTTCATATAATTTATCTCTTTATCGCCGCTCTCATCATTGGCACTTGTACTCAACTTTATAACACCGCACAATTTGCTGTCATTCCTTCGATCGTAAAAAAAGATGATCTCCAACTTGCCAACACAATAGAATCAAGCATGTTTCACACCCTATTTTGGTCGGGCCAACACTTGGCGGACTTTTAA
- a CDS encoding ROK family protein: MMKKHAIGIDIGGTKIAIGLIDETGTIVAQSVIKTMPKDVTPETKIAEVVIEVKQLLTKNNVEEKQLTGIGIGAPGPLNTKEGTLTEPPNLRTWWGAPVRKWIEEAFNCPVVIENDANAATLAEKWLGAAKECEHFVFMTISTGVGAGIYSHGRLLTGAYGNAGEIGHVVIDPAYGTSACGQKGTLEWIASGTGIARQAQALTGKSMTAEEVFKESNNGNEELKELVNTVYEKIGVGCVTLINLLEPEKIILGGGVTKVGEPLFAGVKAYVEKYAISSAGRKIEIVPAGLNQDAGLLGAAALILQK, encoded by the coding sequence ATGATGAAAAAACATGCGATCGGAATTGACATTGGTGGGACTAAAATAGCAATAGGATTAATAGATGAAACTGGCACAATTGTTGCACAGTCGGTTATCAAAACAATGCCTAAAGATGTGACGCCAGAAACAAAAATAGCTGAGGTTGTCATTGAAGTAAAGCAACTACTTACGAAAAATAATGTAGAGGAGAAACAATTAACAGGCATTGGAATAGGAGCACCTGGCCCGCTAAATACAAAAGAAGGTACCTTAACCGAACCACCCAATCTACGAACGTGGTGGGGAGCGCCTGTTAGAAAATGGATTGAAGAAGCTTTTAATTGTCCGGTAGTAATAGAAAATGATGCAAATGCAGCCACATTAGCTGAAAAATGGCTTGGGGCAGCTAAAGAGTGTGAGCATTTTGTTTTTATGACGATCAGCACAGGAGTAGGTGCAGGAATCTACAGCCACGGAAGATTACTGACAGGAGCTTACGGAAATGCCGGTGAAATTGGACATGTTGTTATAGATCCAGCCTATGGAACATCCGCTTGCGGCCAAAAAGGAACCCTAGAATGGATTGCCTCTGGAACTGGAATTGCTCGTCAAGCACAGGCGTTAACAGGCAAATCAATGACAGCGGAAGAGGTATTTAAAGAAAGTAACAACGGAAATGAAGAATTAAAAGAATTAGTGAACACAGTCTATGAAAAAATCGGAGTTGGATGCGTAACTTTAATCAACCTACTCGAACCCGAAAAAATCATACTTGGTGGAGGCGTAACTAAAGTCGGCGAGCCTTTATTTGCTGGAGTCAAAGCCTATGTAGAGAAATACGCAATAAGTTCAGCAGGAAGAAAAATCGAAATCGTCCCAGCAGGTCTAAACCAGGATGCCGGATTACTCGGTGCCGCTGCGCTTATTTTACAAAAATAA
- a CDS encoding LPXTG cell wall anchor domain-containing protein has product MGDDDAMMMDELLGQITYNEMNYEMTIDKDTHYMTELTMYTDMDIEVDGESSNTTQSIDMTVHNFNGVDPIHVPEDVLENATPLEEEGGALPDTSTNNPLLALMGGGLTLAGVALYLRRRQVQHT; this is encoded by the coding sequence ATGGGTGATGATGACGCTATGATGATGGATGAGTTACTGGGTCAGATTACGTACAATGAAATGAACTACGAAATGACAATCGACAAAGACACTCACTATATGACAGAGTTAACGATGTATACTGATATGGATATTGAGGTAGATGGTGAGAGTAGTAATACGACCCAATCGATCGACATGACCGTTCATAATTTTAATGGTGTAGATCCGATCCATGTTCCTGAAGATGTTCTGGAAAATGCTACACCATTAGAAGAGGAAGGCGGAGCATTACCAGATACAAGCACAAACAATCCACTTTTAGCATTAATGGGTGGTGGCTTAACACTTGCAGGTGTAGCTCTTTATTTGAGAAGAAGGCAAGTGCAACATACGTGA
- a CDS encoding MerR family DNA-binding transcriptional regulator gives MEHVYTIGEFAKLTGTTVRTLRFYHKKKLPGTIFV, from the coding sequence ATGGAGCATGTATATACCATTGGAGAATTTGCGAAATTGACGGGGACCACCGTGAGAACCTTGAGATTTTACCATAAGAAAAAACTGCCTGGTACCATCTTCGTTTAA